One stretch of Streptomyces sp. NBC_01363 DNA includes these proteins:
- a CDS encoding FadR/GntR family transcriptional regulator → MTRAARSTAPAPPPSGDGPGYRPGYEVAAERILEHLVLAGLEPGARLSTEQDLADQVRMSRTVVREAVKILSALGRLSVHKGRGIYVAQPDQSSWQHSLTHFLPADLHQVDELFEFRRHLETTTARLAAQRATPAQVKAVRAAAYQSTRAAEQDDIDAFSSADDTFHTAIATATNNSFLTATIDTLRRLQHQVTAIGLAGLAGGSLRDAAAQHEAIAHAIATGEHTHAQTLMAHHIDRTTHQFQREIRHRIAPGHPNA, encoded by the coding sequence TTGACCCGCGCAGCCCGCAGCACCGCACCCGCGCCGCCACCCTCGGGCGACGGGCCCGGCTACCGTCCCGGCTACGAGGTCGCGGCGGAACGCATCCTCGAGCACCTCGTCCTGGCCGGCCTGGAGCCCGGCGCCCGGCTGTCCACCGAGCAGGACCTGGCCGACCAGGTGAGGATGAGCCGGACCGTGGTTCGCGAGGCGGTGAAGATCCTCTCCGCGCTGGGCCGGCTGTCCGTGCACAAGGGCCGCGGCATCTACGTCGCCCAGCCCGACCAGTCCTCCTGGCAGCACTCCCTGACCCACTTCCTGCCCGCCGACCTGCACCAGGTCGACGAACTCTTCGAATTCCGGCGCCATTTGGAAACCACCACCGCCCGCCTGGCCGCCCAACGCGCCACCCCCGCCCAGGTCAAAGCCGTTCGCGCGGCCGCCTACCAGTCCACCCGGGCCGCCGAGCAGGACGACATCGACGCCTTCAGCAGCGCCGACGACACCTTCCACACCGCCATCGCCACCGCCACCAACAACTCCTTCCTCACCGCCACAATCGACACCCTGCGTCGCCTGCAACACCAGGTCACCGCCATAGGGCTGGCCGGCCTCGCGGGCGGCTCCCTGCGCGACGCCGCCGCCCAGCACGAAGCCATCGCCCACGCCATCGCCACCGGCGAACACACGCACGCGCAGACCCTCATGGCCCACCACATCGACCGGACCACCCACCAGTTCCAACGAGAGATCCGGCACCGCATCGCCCCCGGCCACCCCAACGCCTGA
- a CDS encoding enolase C-terminal domain-like protein, which produces MRITDVTVELVDLPAQPPFRWRAGLPGSEPAVVGGILRVHTDEGLVGEAHTRRGLIVADLVNRRIREDLLGRDPLMRELLWHRLWELDRIEELPIYALGLVDVALWDLAGLAAEQPVHRLLGPYREAIPAYASTVTFGSVEEYLDVADQCLELGYSAIKLHAWGDPRADADLCQKLRAHVGDDVPLMYDGSAGFDLADSVYLGRALSEADYLWYEEPMREFSVTAHRWLAEQVDIPLLVAETSDGAHFNTGDFIMAGAASRVRTSAQLKGGITGALRIAHLAESYNLRAEVHGSGVVNAHLCMAIPNTTYYESLVYTNPVQRESAVGADGLVRAPTAPGIGFDQPGW; this is translated from the coding sequence ATGCGAATCACCGACGTGACTGTGGAACTGGTAGATCTGCCCGCTCAGCCGCCCTTCCGGTGGCGAGCAGGGCTGCCCGGTTCGGAGCCGGCGGTCGTGGGCGGGATCCTGCGGGTTCACACGGACGAAGGCCTGGTGGGCGAGGCGCACACGAGACGTGGGCTGATCGTCGCCGATCTGGTGAACCGCCGCATACGTGAGGACCTGCTCGGCCGCGACCCGCTGATGCGCGAGCTGCTGTGGCACCGCCTGTGGGAGCTGGACCGCATAGAGGAGCTCCCCATCTACGCGCTCGGCCTGGTCGACGTAGCGCTGTGGGACCTGGCCGGCCTCGCGGCCGAGCAGCCGGTCCACCGGCTGCTCGGCCCCTACCGCGAGGCCATCCCCGCCTACGCGAGCACGGTCACCTTCGGCAGCGTCGAGGAGTACCTCGATGTGGCTGACCAGTGTCTGGAGCTCGGCTACTCCGCCATCAAGCTGCACGCGTGGGGAGACCCGAGAGCCGATGCGGACCTGTGCCAGAAGCTGCGGGCCCACGTCGGTGACGACGTCCCGCTCATGTACGACGGCTCCGCCGGGTTCGACCTCGCGGACTCGGTGTACCTCGGCCGCGCACTGTCCGAGGCGGACTACCTGTGGTACGAGGAGCCGATGCGCGAGTTCAGCGTGACCGCCCACCGGTGGCTGGCCGAACAGGTCGACATTCCGCTGCTGGTCGCGGAGACCTCCGACGGCGCGCATTTCAACACTGGCGACTTCATCATGGCGGGCGCGGCGAGCCGGGTCCGCACCAGCGCGCAGCTCAAAGGCGGGATCACCGGAGCCCTGCGCATCGCGCACCTCGCCGAGAGCTACAACCTGCGGGCCGAGGTGCACGGCAGCGGAGTGGTCAACGCCCACCTGTGCATGGCGATACCCAACACCACGTACTACGAGTCCCTCGTGTACACCAACCCCGTGCAGCGCGAGTCGGCGGTCGGTGCCGACGGGCTGGTGCGGGCACCGACGGCCCCCGGCATCGGCTTCGACCAACCGGGCTGGTGA